One segment of Falco peregrinus isolate bFalPer1 chromosome 4, bFalPer1.pri, whole genome shotgun sequence DNA contains the following:
- the TLR7 gene encoding toll-like receptor 7 — MVPRAKISNASPFVLLFLFPMLLSGAWFPKSLPCEVKASEDMVTVDCTDRRLIEVPRGIPANATNLTLNINHIPHIYPTSFAHLENLVEIDFRCNCVPVRMGPKDHVCTRAPKIENGSFAALTRLKSLYLDANQLLEIPRGLPTSLSLLSLEANSIFSIRKTSLSELGNIEALYLGQNCYYRNPCNISFEIEKTAFLELKKLTILSLKSNNLTYIPPSLSSTLKELYIYNNMIQVIQEHDLSALHNLEILDLSGNCPRCYNAPYPCIPCPKSTIEIHSKAFYSLKNLRILRLHSNSLQSIPSSWFKNIRNLKELDLSQNFLMKEIGDAQFLKFIPSLVGLDLSFNFELKMYSPSLNLSKTFSSLSNLEILRLRGYVFKELREGNLNPLLRLRNLTVLDLGTNFIKVADLGVFKEFPALKLIDLSVNKISPSSSESNFYGFCTNPRISVEQYNRQVLQEMHYFRYDEYGRSCRSKDKEAASYKSSVKEECLKYGATLDLSRNNIFFISPADFRGLDSLRCLNLSGNAISQTLNGSEFSYLTGLKYLDFSNNRIDLLYSTAFEELKLLEILDLSNNKHYFLAEGVSHVLSFMKNLAHLKKLMMNENEISTSINTGMESQSLQILEFSGNRLDVLWMDGNARYLSFFKNLTSLEQLDISFNSLSFLPHGVFEAMPPQLKVLNLTNNRLKSFNWGDLHYLKKLVTLDLSNNLLTTVAQELSNCSSTLQELMLRNNHIQRLTKHFLRGAFKLKYLDLSSNKIQIIKKSSFPENVINNLKMLLLHGNPFKCNCDAVWFVWWINQTQVTIPLLATDVTCAGPGAHKGRSVVFLDLYTCELDTSYLILYALSASTVLGFMVFTMMSHLYFWDVWYSYHYCTAKLKGYRRLSLPDACYDAFIAYDNEDPAVNEWVLAELVERLEDQKARQFNLCLEERDWLPGQPVFDNLSQSIQLSKKTIFVLTNKYIKSGSFKTAFYMAHQRLLDEKMDVIILIFLEKILQKSRYVQLRKRLCRSSVLEWPTNPRSQPYFWQCLKNAIAMSNTLAYNKLLQETV; from the exons atg gTACCTCGTGCAAAGATCTCAAATGCGTCACCATTTGTCTTGCTCTTCTTATTTCCAATGCTGCTGTCAGGAGCTTGGTTTCCCAAAAGTTTACCCTGTGAAGTCAAAGCCTCTGAAGATATGGTGACAGTGGACTGCACTGATCGGCGTCTCATTGAAGTCCCCAGAGGGATCCCAGCAAATGCTACCAACCTCACCCTTAATATTAACCATATCCCCCATATTTATCCAACATCCTTTGCACATCTTGAAAACCTTGTGGAGATTGACTTCAGATGCAACTGTGTGCCTGTCAGAATGGGGCCAAAAGATCATGTGTGCACCAGGGCACCAAAGATTGAGAATGGCAGTTTTGCTGCTCTGACAAGATTGAAGTCATTGTATCTGGATGCAAACCAGCTTTTGGAAATACCCCGTGGTCTTCCTACTTCTTTAAGTCTGCTGAGCCTGGAAGCGAACAGTATCTTTTCTATACGAAAAACCAGTTTGTCAGAGCTAGGAAACATAGAAGCATTATATTTGGGACAGAACTGTTACTATCGTAATCCATGcaatatttcatttgaaattgaAAAAACAGCCTTTCTGGAGCTGAAAAAATTAACAATACTATCCCTGAAGTCTAACAACTTGACTTATATTCCACCCAGTTTGTCATCTACTTTAAAGGAATTGTATATCTACAATAACATGATTCAAGTGATTCAAGAACATGATTTAAGTGCCCTTCACAACCTAGAAATTCTTGATCTGAGTGGTAATTGCCCACGTTGTTATAATGCCCCATATCCTTGTATACCCTGCCCCAAGAGCACAATTGAGATACATTCAAAGGCTTTTTATTCCTTGAAAAATCTAAGAATTTTGCGACTTCACAGTAATTCTCTTCAGAGCATACCCAGCAGCTGGTTTAAAAACATTAGGAATCTCAAAGAGCTCGACCTCTCCCAAAATTTCCTCATGAAGGAGATTGGAGATGCTCAGTTTCTGAAATTTATCCCCAGCCTTGTAGGGCTTGATCTGTCCTTTAATTTTGAACTGAAGATGTATTCCCCATCCTTGAATCTCTCCAAGACATTTTCCTCCCTATCTAACCTGGAAATCCTGAGACTCAGGGGCTATGTCTTTAAAGAACTGAGAGAAGGAAATCTAAATCCATTGCTCCGTCTTAGAAATCTAACAGTGCTGGATCTTGGGACTAACTTTATTAAAGTTGCTGACCTGGGAGTATTCAAGGAATTCCCAGCTCTCAAACTCATAGACCTCTCAGTGAACAAAATTTCTCCTTCTTCAAGTGAAAGCAACTTTTATGGATTTTGCACTAATCCTAGGATTTCAGTAGAGCAATACAACAGGCAAGTATTACAGGAGATGCATTATTTCAGGTATGATGAGTATGGGCGAAGTTGCAGATCCAAAGACAAGGAGGCTGCTTCATACAAATCTTCAGTTAAGGAAGAGTGCCTGAAATATGGAGCAACTCTGGATTTAAGTAGaaacaacatatttttcattagcCCTGCAGACTTCCGTGGTCTTGATTCCCTCAGATGCCTCAACTTGTCAGGTAATGCAATAAGTCAAACTTTAAATGGAAGTGAATTCTCCTACTTGACTGGCTTGAAATACCTGGATTTTTCTAATAACAGGATTGACTTACTATACTCAACTGCTTTTGAAGAGCTAAAACTTTTAGAAATTCTAGACCTGAGCAATaacaaacattattttctggCAGAAGGTGTTAGTCATGTGCTTAGTTTTATGAAAAACTTGGCCCACCTGAAGAAGCTGATGATGAATGAGAATGAGATTTCTACCTCAATTAACACAGGAATGGAAAGTCAATCTCTTCAAATTTTAGAATTCAGTGGAAATCGTTTAGATGTTTTATGGATGGATGGGAATGCTAGATACTTGTCATTCTTCAAGAACCTGACCAGCCTGGAACAACTAGATATTTCCTTCAACTCACTCAGTTTTTTGCCTCATGGTGTTTTTGAAGCTATGCCTCCACAACTCAAGGTCCTTAACTTAACCAATAACCGGCTGAAGAGTTTCAACTGGGGGGACCTCCACTATCTGAAGAAACTAGTAACTCTGGACCTCAGCAATAACCTTCTTACTACTGTTGCCCAAGAACTGTCCAATTGCTCTTCAACGCTCCAAGAACTGATGCTTCGAAACAATCACATTCAACGGCTAACCAAACATTTTCTCAGAGGCGCTTTCAAGTTGAAATACTTGGACCTCAGCTCAAACAAGATCCAAATAATTAAGAAATCTAGCTTCCCTGAAAATGTCATTAACAACctgaagatgctgcttttgcacGGCAACCCTTTCAAGTGCAATTGTGATgctgtgtggtttgtttggtggATCAACCAGACTCAAGTGACTATTCCTCTTCTGGCCACAGATGTGACCTGTGCTGGCCCAGGGGCACATAAAGGGAGGAGTGTTGTTTTCTTGGATCTGTATACCTGTGAGCTGGACACCTCGTATTTAATCCTGTATGCTCTCTCAGCTTCAACTGTCCTAGGCTTCATGGTGTTCACCATGATGAGCCATCTCTATTTCTGGGATGTGTGGTACAGTTACCATTACTGCACTGCCAAGTTGAAGGGCTATCGGCGGTTATCTTTGCCAGATGCTTGCTACGATGCTTTTATTGCCTATGACAATGAAGATCCAGCTGTGAATGAGTGGGTGCTGGCAGAACTGGTTGAAAGGCTGGAAGATCAAAAAGCCAGACAGTTCAATTTATGCCTGGAAGAAAGGGACTGGCTCCCAGGACAGCCAGTCTTTGACAACCTTTCCCAGAGCATTCAGCTGAGCAAAAAGACCATATTTGTGCTGACCAACAAGTATATTAAAAGTGGCAGCTTCAAGACAGCATTTTACATGGCCCACCAGCGACTTCTAGATGAAAAAATGGATGTCATTATACTGATATTTCTTGAGAAGATTTTGCAGAAGTCCCGGTATGTCCAGCTGAGGAAGAGGCTGTGCAGAAGTTCTGTCCTGGAGTGGCCAACCAACCCTCGATCTCAGCCCTACTTCTGGCAGTGTCTGAAAAATGCAATAGCTATGAGCAATACGCTGGCTTACAACAAGCTTCTCCAAGAAACTGTTTAG